The Chitinophaga parva genomic sequence TAGACTTTGGGCAGCATATCGCGGATAAGGATCGTGATGCCGAGCCTTACAATTGTGTGGTCATCAGCAATTAAGATGTTAGTCATAGGAATTTTTCAGTCTAATAATGATACTGGGTCACGTCAGGGCTCACAGGCGCATGCTGATAAATGCGGCTTTTTCAGGGACACGGTTCTGCTTATGATCAAGAACGCAATTTACGTTGTAATGTTTTACAATACATAGAAATATTGAATTTGTAGTATTGCTACTACAAACCTCATTTAGCGGTGGTTCTATACGGAACTGAAAGATAATCAATCAATAGTAATCCTTACCTTTTTTTTGATGATCGGGATAGCAGGGATGAAGGTCTTCTTCAGAGACCACCTCTGTGGCCTCAAATGCGCCGGCAGAGCCGTCGGCGATGATGTCTTCCTCGTTGGGCACGGTGGAATAAGGCGGCTGCTCCGGCGGTGTGGCCGGCTTTGGATCGGATGTCAGGTAAATGTGTTCAAATAACATACTTCACTGGTTTCAAGGATGATGCCGGAAGGGTAAGTTAGCGTATAAGATACGATAATTTTATGGAATAATAAATACGTTCCCGGGTGGTGGCGGTCCAACCTGCTTAATGTTATCCATCCCGGAGGGCGATAGCCTTTCAAAATTTTTTATGGGTAAAAAATACGCTTATTAAAAAAATATTGTTCTTTTGTGCCGGCAACGGGCCGGCATTGGCCCGGGGGGCCGCTGGCAATAAACCTTATCCAATTCTCAACGATTCCACTATGGCAGCCGATTTACTGCAAAACGTACACACCCGTTTCAACCTGCTCACCGGTGAGTGGGTCCTCGTATCGCCCCACCGCAACAAGCGCCCCTGGCAGGGCAAGGTGGAAGCTGCTGCCGGCCTGCAGCGCCCGGCTTACGTGGCAGATTGCTACCTGTGCCCGGGCAACCATCGCGCAGAAGGCGTGGCCAATCCCGCTTACACGGAGCCATACGCCTTTACCAACGATTTTGCCGCCCTGCTGCCGGATACGCCGGCGGGCGAGGTCAATGAAGGAGATCTGCTCATTGCCCATAGCCAGAAAGGCCAGTGCCGTGTGATCTGCTTTTCTCCCCGGCACGATCTCACCCTGCCCCAGATGGAACTGGGCGAGATCGAAAAAGTGGTGACGCTCTGGAAAAATGAATTTGAGGCCCTTGCTGCACAGCCCTTCATAAAATACATCCAGATCTTTGAGAACAAGGGGGAGATCATGGGTTGCAGCAATCCGCATCCTCACGGCCAGATCTGGGCCCAGAGCGAGATCCCCACGGAACTGGTCAAGGAACTG encodes the following:
- a CDS encoding UDP-glucose--hexose-1-phosphate uridylyltransferase translates to MAADLLQNVHTRFNLLTGEWVLVSPHRNKRPWQGKVEAAAGLQRPAYVADCYLCPGNHRAEGVANPAYTEPYAFTNDFAALLPDTPAGEVNEGDLLIAHSQKGQCRVICFSPRHDLTLPQMELGEIEKVVTLWKNEFEALAAQPFIKYIQIFENKGEIMGCSNPHPHGQIWAQSEIPTELVKELHQQKAWFAKHGRSLLADYLDLELKKQERIVCENEHFVALVPFWAVWPYETMIISRRQVADIREFTVDEQKGLASILKRLTTRYDNLFQTSFPYSAGMHQAPVNDGAHPEWHWHMHFYPPLLRSATVKKFMVGYEMLASPQRDITPEMAANQLRGLSEVHFAS